Proteins encoded in a region of the Streptomyces sp. NBC_00310 genome:
- a CDS encoding potassium channel family protein produces the protein MRVAIAGAGAVGRSIAGELLENGHEILLIDKAPTAISVERVPQAEWLLADACEITSLDEAALQRCNVVIAATGDDKVNLVVSLLAKTEYGVPRVVARVNNPKNEWLFNESWGVDVAVSTPRLMSALVEEAVSVGDLVRLLRFSHGDANLVELTLPPESALAGTQVGEVEWPEDTSLVTIIRGTRVLTPTPDDSLEAGDELLFVAAQAREEQLEDLLSVRREEATS, from the coding sequence ATGAGGGTCGCCATTGCCGGAGCCGGAGCGGTCGGCCGCTCGATCGCGGGCGAACTGCTGGAGAACGGCCACGAGATCCTTCTCATCGACAAGGCACCGACCGCCATCTCGGTCGAGCGCGTCCCGCAGGCGGAGTGGCTGCTGGCCGACGCCTGCGAGATCACGTCCCTGGACGAGGCGGCGCTCCAGCGCTGCAACGTCGTCATCGCCGCGACCGGCGACGACAAGGTCAACCTGGTCGTCTCCCTGCTGGCGAAGACGGAGTACGGCGTCCCGCGCGTCGTCGCCCGCGTCAACAACCCCAAGAACGAGTGGCTCTTCAACGAGTCCTGGGGCGTGGACGTGGCCGTGTCGACCCCTCGTCTGATGTCGGCCCTGGTCGAGGAGGCCGTCAGCGTCGGCGACCTGGTCCGGCTGCTCCGCTTCAGCCACGGTGACGCGAACCTGGTCGAGCTGACCCTGCCGCCCGAGTCGGCCCTGGCCGGCACTCAGGTCGGCGAGGTCGAGTGGCCGGAGGACACCTCCCTGGTCACCATCATCCGGGGCACCCGGGTCCTCACCCCCACCCCGGACGACTCCCTGGAGGCGGGCGACGAGCTCCTCTTCGTGGCCGCCCA
- a CDS encoding potassium channel family protein — MHIVIMGCGRVGSTLAQTLEQQGHTVAVIDRDPTAFRRLGSGFGGRRVTGIGFDRDTLREAGIEEAGAFAAVSSGDNSNIIAARVAREMFGIENVAARIYDPRRAEVYQRLGIPTVATVRWTADQMLRRLLPSGAEPLWRDPTGGVQLAEVHASSAWVGHKISKMQEETGVRVAFLTRLGEAILPTSQTVLQEGDLVHVMMRTDDVEKVEASFAEGPDEEGGH, encoded by the coding sequence GTGCACATCGTCATCATGGGCTGCGGGCGAGTGGGTTCCACCCTCGCCCAGACCCTGGAGCAACAGGGGCACACGGTCGCCGTGATCGACCGGGACCCCACGGCCTTCCGTCGTCTGGGCTCGGGATTCGGCGGCCGTCGCGTCACCGGCATCGGCTTCGACCGCGACACCCTGCGCGAGGCGGGGATCGAGGAGGCGGGCGCGTTCGCCGCCGTCTCCAGCGGCGACAACTCGAACATCATCGCCGCCCGCGTCGCCCGCGAGATGTTCGGCATCGAGAACGTGGCGGCACGGATCTACGACCCCCGCCGCGCCGAGGTCTACCAGCGGCTGGGCATCCCGACGGTCGCCACGGTCCGCTGGACCGCCGACCAGATGCTCCGCCGGCTGCTGCCCTCCGGTGCCGAGCCGCTGTGGCGTGACCCCACCGGCGGCGTCCAACTCGCCGAGGTGCACGCCTCGTCGGCCTGGGTGGGCCACAAGATCAGCAAGATGCAGGAGGAGACCGGCGTCCGCGTCGCCTTCCTCACCCGCCTGGGCGAGGCGATCCTGCCGACCTCGCAGACCGTCCTGCAGGAGGGCGACCTCGTGCACGTGATGATGCGGACGGACGACGTGGAGAAGGTCGAGGCGTCCTTCGCCGAAGGCCCCGACGAGGAGGGCGGTCACTGA
- a CDS encoding APC family permease: MSKLTDVPKRILIGRALRSDRLGETLLPKRIALPVFASDPLSSVAYAPGEVLLVLSITGVSAYHFSPWIAVAVVVLMFTVVASYRQNVHAYPSGGGDYEVANTNLGPRAGLTVASALLVDYVLTVAVSISSGVENLGSAVPFFVEHKVLCAIGIIVLLTLMNLRGVKESGKLFAIPTYVFVVGVFVMIAWGAFRGLVLDESMNAPTSGLEIKAEHEGLAGFALVFLLLRAFSSGCAALTGVEAISNGVPAFRKPKSKNAATTLAAMGLLAVTMFCGIIGLAMATNVRMAENPADDLLRDGTPVGDSYVQNPVISQVAAAVFGDGTFFFVVLAAATALVLFLAANTAYNGFPLLGSILAQDRYLPRQLHTRGDRLAFSNGIVLLAGAAVLLVWIYGADSTRLIQLYIVGVFVSFTLSQTGMVRHWNRHLRTEKDQAKRRHMVRSRAINTFGAFFTGLVLIVVLVTKFTHGAWVALLGMVIFYATMTAIRKHYDRVAAEIAAPDGPSDDVVRPSRVHSVVLISRIHRPTLRALAYAKLMRSHTLEALSVNVDAAETRALQEEWTRRGIDVPLKVLDSPYREVTRPVIEYVKGLRKESPRDAVSVIIPEYVVGHWYEHLLHNQSALRLKGRLLFTPGVMVTSVPYQLESSEVAKRRARKRQEWSAPGSVRRGPAHERPKESSKTSSKESSDSKG, translated from the coding sequence GTGTCCAAACTGACCGACGTGCCCAAACGGATCCTGATCGGGCGCGCCCTGCGCAGCGACCGGCTGGGCGAAACGCTCCTGCCGAAGCGCATCGCACTCCCCGTCTTCGCCTCCGACCCGCTCTCGTCCGTGGCGTACGCACCCGGAGAGGTGCTGCTGGTCCTCTCCATCACGGGCGTGTCGGCCTACCACTTCAGTCCCTGGATCGCCGTCGCGGTCGTCGTGCTGATGTTCACGGTGGTGGCCTCCTACCGCCAGAACGTGCACGCGTACCCGAGCGGCGGCGGCGACTACGAGGTGGCGAACACCAACCTCGGCCCCAGGGCCGGTCTCACCGTCGCCAGCGCGCTCCTCGTCGACTACGTCCTCACCGTCGCCGTGTCCATCTCCTCCGGTGTGGAGAACCTCGGCTCGGCCGTCCCCTTCTTCGTCGAGCACAAGGTGCTGTGCGCGATCGGCATCATCGTGCTGCTCACGCTGATGAACCTGCGCGGGGTGAAGGAGTCCGGGAAGCTCTTCGCGATCCCGACGTACGTCTTCGTCGTCGGCGTCTTCGTGATGATCGCCTGGGGCGCGTTCCGCGGGCTGGTCCTCGACGAGAGCATGAACGCACCCACCTCGGGCCTGGAGATCAAGGCCGAGCACGAGGGCCTCGCCGGCTTCGCGCTCGTCTTCCTGCTACTGCGGGCCTTCTCCTCCGGCTGCGCCGCCCTCACCGGCGTCGAGGCCATCTCCAACGGTGTCCCGGCCTTCCGCAAGCCCAAGTCGAAGAACGCGGCCACCACGCTCGCCGCGATGGGCCTGCTCGCCGTCACCATGTTCTGCGGCATCATCGGCCTGGCGATGGCCACCAACGTACGGATGGCCGAGAACCCGGCGGACGACCTGCTGCGCGACGGCACCCCGGTCGGCGACTCCTACGTCCAGAACCCGGTGATCTCCCAGGTCGCCGCTGCCGTCTTCGGTGACGGCACCTTCTTCTTCGTCGTGCTGGCCGCCGCCACCGCCCTCGTGCTGTTCCTGGCCGCCAACACCGCCTACAACGGCTTCCCGTTGCTCGGCTCGATCCTCGCCCAGGACCGCTACCTCCCGCGCCAGCTGCACACCCGGGGCGACCGCCTCGCCTTCTCCAACGGCATCGTGCTCCTCGCGGGCGCCGCCGTGCTCCTGGTGTGGATCTACGGCGCCGACTCCACGCGTCTGATCCAGCTGTACATCGTCGGGGTCTTCGTCTCCTTCACGCTCAGCCAGACGGGCATGGTCCGGCACTGGAACCGCCATCTGCGCACCGAGAAGGACCAGGCCAAGCGGCGCCACATGGTCCGCTCCCGTGCGATCAACACCTTCGGCGCCTTCTTCACCGGGCTCGTCCTGATCGTCGTCCTCGTCACCAAGTTCACGCACGGCGCCTGGGTCGCCCTGCTCGGCATGGTGATCTTCTACGCGACGATGACGGCCATCCGGAAGCACTACGACCGGGTCGCCGCGGAGATCGCCGCGCCGGACGGCCCGAGCGACGACGTCGTACGGCCGTCCAGGGTCCACTCGGTGGTGCTGATCTCCAGGATCCACCGCCCCACCCTGCGGGCCCTCGCCTACGCCAAGCTGATGCGTTCCCACACCCTGGAGGCGCTCAGCGTCAACGTCGACGCGGCCGAGACCAGGGCGCTCCAGGAGGAGTGGACCCGGCGCGGCATCGACGTACCGCTGAAGGTCCTCGACTCGCCGTACCGCGAGGTCACCCGGCCGGTCATCGAGTACGTCAAGGGGCTGCGCAAGGAGTCCCCGCGCGACGCGGTGTCGGTGATCATCCCCGAGTACGTGGTCGGCCACTGGTACGAGCACCTGCTGCACAACCAGAGCGCACTCCGGCTCAAGGGCCGACTGCTCTTCACGCCGGGCGTCATGGTGACCTCGGTGCCCTACCAGCTGGAATCCTCCGAGGTCGCGAAGCGACGGGCGCGCAAGCGGCAGGAGTGGAGCGCGCCGGGGTCGGTGCGGCGTGGTCCGGCGCACGAGCGACCGAAGGAGTCGTCGAAGACGTCGTCGAAGGAATCCTCGGACAGCAAGGGCTGA
- a CDS encoding class I SAM-dependent RNA methyltransferase — MQAEPKKSLVGEEYEVEVGPVAHGGHCIARTSEGQVLFVRHALPGERVVARVTDGEEGARFLRADAVSILSASKDRVEAPCPYAGPGRCGGCDWQHAKPGAQRRFKGEVIAEQLERLAGLTPEEAGWDGTVMPAEGDKLPAGEVPAWRTRVQYAVDDSGRAGLRKHRSHEVEPIDHCMIAAPGVSELGIEKRDWTGMASIDAIAATGSQDRQVILEPRPGARLPIVELDKPVSVMRVEEKDGGVHRVHGRPFVRERADDRTYRVGSGGFWQVHPKAADTLVKAVMQGLLPRKGDMALDLYCGVGLFAGALADRVGDKGAVLGIESGKRAVEDARHNLADFDRVRIEQGKVDAVLPRTGITEVDLIVLDPPRAGAGRKTVQHMSSLGARRIAYVACDPAALARDLGYFKDGGYRVRMLRAFDLFPMTHHVECVAILEPAAKGL; from the coding sequence ATGCAGGCAGAACCGAAGAAATCGCTGGTGGGAGAGGAGTACGAGGTCGAGGTCGGCCCCGTCGCCCACGGCGGCCACTGCATCGCGCGCACGTCCGAGGGCCAGGTCCTCTTCGTACGGCACGCGCTGCCCGGCGAGCGGGTCGTGGCGCGGGTGACCGACGGTGAGGAGGGGGCGCGCTTCCTGCGGGCGGACGCGGTCTCGATCCTGTCGGCCTCCAAGGACCGCGTCGAGGCCCCCTGCCCCTACGCCGGTCCCGGCCGCTGCGGCGGCTGCGACTGGCAGCACGCCAAGCCGGGCGCCCAGCGACGTTTCAAGGGCGAGGTCATCGCCGAGCAGCTGGAGCGGCTCGCGGGCCTCACCCCCGAGGAGGCGGGCTGGGACGGCACGGTGATGCCGGCCGAGGGCGACAAGCTGCCGGCGGGCGAGGTCCCGGCGTGGCGTACGCGGGTGCAGTACGCGGTGGACGACTCCGGACGGGCCGGGCTGCGCAAGCACCGCTCGCACGAGGTCGAGCCGATCGACCACTGCATGATCGCGGCGCCCGGGGTGAGCGAACTGGGCATCGAGAAGCGCGACTGGACCGGGATGGCGTCGATCGACGCGATCGCGGCGACGGGTTCGCAGGACCGTCAGGTGATCCTGGAGCCCCGGCCGGGCGCGCGTCTGCCGATCGTGGAGCTGGACAAGCCGGTGTCGGTCATGCGCGTCGAGGAGAAGGACGGCGGCGTCCACCGCGTCCATGGCCGCCCCTTCGTGCGTGAGCGCGCGGACGACCGTACGTACCGTGTCGGCAGCGGCGGCTTCTGGCAGGTCCACCCCAAGGCCGCCGACACCCTCGTCAAGGCCGTCATGCAGGGCCTGCTGCCCCGCAAGGGCGACATGGCGCTCGACCTCTACTGCGGGGTGGGGCTGTTCGCGGGCGCCCTCGCCGACCGCGTCGGCGACAAGGGTGCCGTCCTCGGCATCGAGTCCGGCAAGCGCGCCGTCGAGGACGCCCGCCACAACCTCGCCGACTTCGACCGCGTCCGGATCGAACAGGGCAAGGTCGACGCGGTGCTTCCGCGTACGGGGATCACGGAGGTCGACCTGATCGTCCTGGACCCGCCCCGCGCCGGCGCCGGCCGCAAGACCGTCCAGCACATGTCGTCCCTGGGCGCCCGCCGCATCGCCTACGTGGCCTGCGACCCGGCCGCTCTGGCGCGCGATCTCGGGTACTTCAAGGACGGCGGGTACCGGGTGCGGATGCTGCGGGCGTTCGATCTGTTTCCGATGACGCATCATGTGGAGTGCGTGGCGATTCTCGAGCCCGCTGCAAAGGGGCTCTGA
- a CDS encoding flavin-containing monooxygenase gives MPPTPQRDLSAPTIVIGAGPHGLAAAALLRRSGVPTVILERSDRVGASWAQRYDHLRLHTTPGTSSLPGLSVPRQAGPWVSRDDYVRYLERYVAHHRLDVRVTTPVERIERAEPGSAAQWLVHTPDGPVPTGAVVVATGRCHTPKVPHWPGRSTFTGTLLHSARYRSPAPYRGRDVLVVGAGNSGTEIASVLAGAGAERVRIAVRTPPNILPRSSARWHAAGRLTEVLPLAWRDRTSLLTQRLAVPDLTSRGLPQPRTGLYTRNAREGVNPVLDHGFVDAVQSGRVEPVAAVQGFDGPDVLLADGTRLRPDTVIIATGYRPNLHDLVGSLGVLNEDGQPLAVGAQTHPEAARLYFTGYTNPLTGVLRQAGIEARAIAHALRREVVRVPLPSPRVGDRTTDTLHRGHASS, from the coding sequence ATGCCCCCGACACCACAACGAGACCTCAGCGCTCCCACGATCGTGATCGGAGCGGGCCCCCACGGCCTGGCGGCCGCCGCGCTGCTGCGCCGCTCCGGGGTGCCGACCGTGATCCTGGAACGATCGGACCGGGTGGGAGCGAGCTGGGCGCAGCGCTACGACCATCTACGCCTGCACACTACTCCCGGCACCTCGAGCCTCCCCGGCCTGTCGGTGCCGCGCCAAGCAGGCCCGTGGGTGAGCCGGGACGACTACGTGCGATACCTGGAGCGTTACGTCGCCCATCACCGACTCGACGTCCGGGTGACCACCCCGGTGGAGCGCATCGAACGGGCCGAGCCCGGTTCAGCAGCACAGTGGCTGGTCCACACCCCCGACGGCCCGGTGCCCACCGGTGCGGTCGTGGTGGCCACCGGCCGCTGCCATACCCCGAAGGTCCCCCACTGGCCCGGGCGTTCAACCTTCACCGGCACGCTGCTGCACTCGGCCCGCTACCGCTCTCCCGCTCCCTACCGCGGGCGGGACGTCCTGGTGGTCGGCGCCGGCAACAGCGGTACCGAAATCGCGAGTGTCCTGGCCGGGGCAGGAGCCGAACGGGTACGGATCGCAGTCCGTACCCCACCCAACATCCTGCCCCGCTCCAGCGCCCGATGGCATGCGGCCGGCCGGCTGACGGAGGTCCTCCCGCTCGCGTGGCGCGACCGCACCTCCCTGCTCACGCAACGCCTCGCGGTGCCCGACCTGACCTCACGGGGCCTGCCCCAGCCCCGTACCGGCCTCTACACCCGCAATGCCCGCGAAGGGGTCAACCCGGTACTCGACCACGGCTTCGTCGACGCCGTCCAGTCCGGTCGGGTGGAGCCGGTCGCGGCCGTCCAGGGTTTCGACGGCCCCGACGTGTTACTGGCCGACGGCACCCGACTGCGACCCGACACGGTCATCATCGCCACCGGGTACCGGCCCAACCTGCACGACCTGGTCGGGTCCCTGGGCGTACTCAACGAGGACGGGCAACCCCTCGCCGTAGGGGCACAGACCCATCCCGAAGCCGCGCGCCTGTACTTCACCGGATACACCAATCCACTCACGGGAGTCCTTCGTCAAGCCGGCATCGAAGCGCGCGCCATCGCGCACGCGTTACGGCGCGAGGTGGTGCGAGTCCCCCTTCCCTCCCCCCGCGTTGGCGACCGCACGACCGACACACTCCACAGAGGGCACGCTTCGAGCTGA
- a CDS encoding ABC transporter ATP-binding protein, with amino-acid sequence MRDVDLDVSAGMLVGVVGENGTGKSTLLQIAVGHLAPDRGTVTRTGAVGYCPQQAVLNDAFTVGQHLRLFQMAYRLPTLARAGELMELLALTGCRRRQVGELSGGTRQKLNLLIALMHEPQLLVLDEPYQGFDWDTHQRFWALAADLRDQGRSIIVVSHLLHDLHHFDAIAHLRQGRLHYEETDR; translated from the coding sequence CTGCGCGATGTGGATCTCGACGTGTCTGCCGGGATGCTGGTGGGGGTCGTCGGCGAGAACGGCACGGGCAAGAGCACTCTGCTGCAGATCGCCGTGGGACACCTTGCGCCCGACCGCGGAACGGTGACAAGGACCGGGGCGGTCGGGTACTGCCCACAACAGGCTGTACTGAACGATGCGTTCACCGTCGGACAGCATCTGCGGTTGTTCCAGATGGCCTACCGGCTGCCGACGCTGGCGCGCGCCGGCGAGCTGATGGAGCTGCTGGCGCTGACCGGTTGCCGGCGTCGGCAGGTCGGCGAACTCAGTGGCGGAACGCGGCAGAAGCTGAACCTCCTGATCGCTCTCATGCACGAACCGCAGTTGCTGGTCCTGGACGAGCCCTACCAGGGTTTCGACTGGGACACTCATCAGCGGTTCTGGGCCCTGGCCGCCGATCTGCGTGATCAGGGCCGGTCGATCATCGTGGTTTCGCACCTGCTGCACGACCTGCACCACTTCGACGCGATCGCTCATCTGCGCCAGGGGCGTCTGCACTACGAGGAGACCGACCGTTGA